From a region of the Argiope bruennichi chromosome 8, qqArgBrue1.1, whole genome shotgun sequence genome:
- the LOC129981502 gene encoding uncharacterized protein LOC129981502, translating to MLKIKCHRKNLTSTTSGAERHDANVLKELISRQNKSQQEMQLKESGQQRVVHKNLKNSMKNVCDRLLRVQERQRQQTSRSLIRASFVRLAFEYAPDINYSAHPKIGIGAMDKVYQYCQALKFRNETPGMCCASGKVVLSPLPTPPEPLLSVLAGESDDSKLFLRKIRKFNSCFQMTSFGATKICDLTSNGRNFETTFKVQGQVYHKIGSLLPMPDDDPKFLQIYFMGNCEERVTTRCQVSPRLQNDNYQIVIKADKVPLGEHAGRFNAPTVDEVAVIMVGDPVDKRAIKITRRDNTVSTISDLRRSYDALQYPLIFWQGQDEYHLNIKQCNPNTGAEGDKKVSSMNYYAHRLMVRLNQNNYILRYRQLFHQYIVDIYIGSPRNMQEYIQDAMTYGRPDLFITFTCNPNWKEIQTLLLPGQQTIHRHDITALFGITRCWLYSIEWQKRGLPHAHILIWLQDKIRSEEIDQIISAEIPDPSIDQKLFDIVTKHMIHGPCGAFNMTSPCMENGKCKKNFPKPYTNDTITDIDGYPMYRRRNTDNGGHTFIMRLPNFTNQVEFDNQWVVPYSPLLSKTYEAHINVELCSSVKSIKYICKYVNKCSDLAIF from the exons ATGCTAAAAA tcaaATGCCACCGAAAAAATCTAACCTCAACAACGAGCGGAGCAGAGAGGCACGACGCAAACGTGTTGAAAGAGCTCATAAGTCGGCAGAACAAATCACAACAAGAAATGCAGCTCAAAGAATCAGGACAGCAGAGGGTCGTGCACAAGAATCTCAAGAACAGCATGAAGAACGTCTGCGACAGACTATTACGAGTACAAGAGCGACAGAGGCAGCAGACCAGCCGCTCATTAATACGTGCATCATTTGTTCGTCTTGCTTTCGAATATGCACCAGATATTAACTACTCTGCGCATCCAAAAATTGGTATCGGAGCAATGGATAAAGTATATCAATATTGTCAGGCATTGAAATTTCGGAATGAAACACCCGGCATGTGCTGCGCCTCAGGAAAAGTTGTGCTGTCACCTCTACCCACTCCACCGGAACCTTTATTATCAGTTCTTGCTGGCGAGTCAgacgattcaaaattatttttgcgtaAGATACGCAAATTTAATTCTTGCTTCCAAATGACGTCATTTGGGGCAACTAAAATTTGCGATCTCACATCCAATGGGCGTAATTTTGAAACTACATTCAAAGTACAAGGCCAGGTGTACCATAAAATCGGATCATTGTTGCCAATGCCTGATGATGAtccaaaatttcttcaaatttattttatgggcAACTGTGAAGAGCGCGTGACAACTCGGTGCCA AGTTTCGCCACGATTGCAAAATGACAACTATCAAATCGTCATAAAAGCAGACAAAGTACCATTAGGTGAACATGCTGGCAGATTCAACGCTCCAACTGTTGATGAGGTTGCCGTTATTATGGTTGGCGATCCAGTTGACAAAAGAGCTATAAAAATTACACGGCGAGACAACACTGTCAGTACGATTTCGGATCTACGCCGCTCATATGACGCACTGCAATATCCATTAATATTTTGGCAAGGACAGGATGAATATCACCTTAACATCAAACAGTGTAATCCAAATACCG gtgcTGAAGGAGATAAAAAAGTTAGTTCAATGAACTACTACGCACACAGATTGATGGTTAGACTAAATCAGAACAACTATATCCTTCGATATCGTCAGCTATTCCATCAATACATTGTTGATAT CTACATCGGCAGTCCACGGAACATGCAGGAATACATACAAGATGCAATGACTTACGGCCGACCAGATTTGTTCATTACATTCACATGTAATCCGAATTGGAAAGAGATACAAACTTTACTATTACCAGGACAACAAACAATTCATCGTCATGATATAACTGCAC tttttggtATTACACGTTGTTGGCTGTATTCGATTGAGTGGCAAAAGCGAGGTTTGCCTCATGCCCACATTTTAATTTGGCTTCAAGATAAAATCCGTTCTGAAGAAATTGATCAAATAATTTCAGCCGAAATTCCAGACCCATCAATTGATCAAAAATTGTTCGATATTGTTACCAAACACATGATCCACGGGCCGTGCGGTGCTTTCAACATGACGTCACCATGCATGGAAAatggaaaatgcaagaaaaatttccCAAAGCCGTATACGAATGACACTATCACGGATATTGATGGTTATCCAATGTATCGCCGCAGAAATACTGATAATGGGGGCCACACATTCATAATGCGACTGCCGAATTTTACAAATCAAGTAGAATTTGACAATCAGTGGGTGGTACCATACTCACCATTACTTTCAAAAACTTATGAGGCTCATATCAATGTCGAGCTTTGCAGTtctgtaaaatcaattaaatacatttgtaaatatgtaaataaatgcagTGATTTGGCCatattttaa